A stretch of Paenibacillus peoriae DNA encodes these proteins:
- the pyrR gene encoding bifunctional pyr operon transcriptional regulator/uracil phosphoribosyltransferase PyrR, with protein MSNETHVLMDEIAIRRALTRIAHEILEKNKGIDDCVLVGIRTRGVHLAQRLAEKIAEIEGAPIPWGELDVTAYRDDRNSVAEAKGNGKELLMNPADVSVHDKKVILFDDVLYTGRTIRAAMDALMHCGRPQMIQLAVLADRGHRELPIRPDYIGKNIPTSKSEEIVVALQETDGKDEVTIIQNRGEQL; from the coding sequence ATGAGTAATGAAACACATGTACTGATGGATGAAATTGCGATTCGTCGGGCATTGACACGGATTGCACATGAAATTTTGGAGAAAAACAAAGGTATTGACGATTGTGTGCTAGTAGGTATTCGAACACGCGGAGTTCATCTGGCGCAACGCCTGGCTGAAAAAATTGCTGAGATTGAAGGCGCACCAATTCCATGGGGAGAGCTGGACGTCACAGCCTACCGGGATGACCGGAACAGCGTAGCCGAAGCTAAAGGAAATGGAAAAGAGCTTTTGATGAATCCTGCTGACGTATCGGTTCATGATAAGAAAGTCATTCTCTTTGACGATGTGCTGTACACAGGCCGCACCATCCGCGCGGCGATGGATGCATTGATGCACTGCGGACGACCGCAAATGATTCAGCTGGCAGTACTAGCGGATCGCGGACACCGTGAGCTTCCGATTCGTCCGGATTACATCGGCAAGAACATCCCGACCTCCAAATCTGAGGAAATCGTAGTAGCCCTTCAAGAGACGGACGGTAAGGACGAAGTGACAATCATTCAGAACCGGGGGGAACAGCTATGA
- a CDS encoding RluA family pseudouridine synthase, producing MSEVNENGEAAGLSYEDELEGESLEWTAASGDAKTRIDKYIAEEMKEVSRSQIQLWIGNGRVLVNGTTIKANYKLAEGDRIVLSVPEAESVDIVPENIPLDVVYEDSDVIVINKQRGLVVHPAPGHSSGTLVNALMYHCHDLSGINGELRPGIVHRIDKDTSGLLMAAKNDQAHASLAAQLKDHSVTRKYIALVHGHLSHDQGTVDAPIGRDSGDRKLFTVTERNSKHAVTHFLVIERLGDYTLLELQLETGRTHQIRVHMKFIGHPLVGDPMYGRSKGVRMDGQALHAAVLGFKHPSTGEYMEFSRPIPPDMEDVLASLRSR from the coding sequence ATGAGCGAAGTGAATGAAAATGGCGAAGCCGCAGGTCTGTCTTATGAGGACGAACTGGAGGGTGAATCTCTGGAATGGACAGCGGCTTCCGGGGATGCCAAAACGCGTATTGACAAATATATCGCCGAAGAAATGAAGGAAGTGTCTCGTTCTCAGATACAGCTGTGGATCGGAAATGGTCGTGTGCTGGTGAACGGTACGACAATTAAGGCGAACTACAAGCTGGCTGAAGGAGACCGGATTGTATTATCAGTACCGGAAGCAGAAAGTGTAGATATTGTTCCAGAGAATATTCCGTTGGATGTCGTTTACGAGGACTCGGACGTTATTGTTATTAACAAGCAACGTGGTCTGGTCGTGCATCCTGCACCGGGACACTCTTCGGGAACATTAGTTAACGCACTGATGTACCACTGTCACGATCTTTCGGGCATTAACGGGGAATTACGTCCTGGTATTGTTCACCGTATTGATAAGGATACATCAGGACTGCTGATGGCGGCTAAAAATGATCAGGCTCACGCATCACTTGCAGCACAGCTTAAGGATCATAGTGTGACTCGGAAATATATAGCCTTAGTTCACGGTCATTTGAGCCACGATCAGGGAACGGTAGATGCTCCGATTGGCCGTGATTCGGGTGATCGCAAATTGTTTACAGTGACGGAACGTAACAGCAAGCATGCCGTCACCCATTTTCTCGTCATTGAACGATTGGGGGATTATACCCTCCTTGAACTTCAATTGGAAACAGGACGAACACATCAAATTCGTGTTCACATGAAATTTATTGGACACCCATTGGTTGGTGACCCTATGTATGGGCGCAGCAAAGGGGTTCGTATGGATGGTCAGGCGCTGCATGCGGCGGTACTGGGCTTTAAGCACCCATCCACTGGAGAATACATGGAATTCAGCAGACCGATTCCTCCTGATATGGAGGATGTGTTAGCATCCTTGCGTAGTCGTTAA